Proteins from a single region of Chryseobacterium sp. T16E-39:
- a CDS encoding winged helix-turn-helix transcriptional regulator: MTVIKESSTIQENRRNILDQCPVMYVMEKIGGFWKPIILFQLSTGGKRYSELKRAIPEVTEKMLIQHLKQLEADGLIIRTAKPVVPPHVTYELSEAGNKLAPVIDAMADWAFQDMKGEHNWKPVNA, encoded by the coding sequence ATGACAGTTATTAAAGAAAGTTCTACGATTCAGGAAAACAGACGGAATATATTGGATCAATGTCCGGTAATGTATGTTATGGAAAAAATTGGTGGTTTCTGGAAACCTATTATTTTATTTCAACTATCAACAGGAGGAAAACGATACAGTGAGTTAAAAAGAGCGATTCCTGAGGTGACGGAAAAAATGCTGATTCAGCATTTAAAGCAACTGGAAGCGGATGGTTTGATTATAAGAACTGCAAAACCTGTTGTTCCACCTCATGTAACTTATGAATTAAGTGAGGCTGGGAATAAATTGGCTCCTGTAATTGACGCAATGGCAGACTGGGCTTTTCAGGATATGAAAGGAGAACACAACTGGAAACCGGTCAACGCGTAA
- a CDS encoding GNAT family N-acetyltransferase, whose product MTIREATKEDLKVLLEFEQGVVLAERPYNKTLIEGEIHYYDLPSLMNSEDALLIVAEKNNEIVASGYALIKQAEKNYTDFKKYAYLGFMFVKTEYRGQGINRSITEKLIEWSKEKGMSEIRLDVYDQNESAVKAYEKVGFEPLILTMRLKK is encoded by the coding sequence ATGACCATAAGAGAAGCAACCAAAGAAGATTTAAAGGTACTTTTAGAATTTGAACAAGGCGTTGTTCTGGCAGAAAGACCCTATAATAAAACTTTAATCGAGGGTGAAATCCATTATTATGATTTACCTTCTTTAATGAATTCAGAAGACGCCTTATTGATTGTTGCTGAAAAGAATAATGAAATTGTTGCATCCGGATATGCACTGATTAAGCAGGCCGAAAAAAATTATACAGATTTTAAAAAATATGCCTACCTAGGCTTTATGTTTGTAAAAACTGAATACAGAGGACAGGGAATCAATCGATCTATTACAGAAAAATTGATTGAGTGGTCAAAAGAAAAGGGAATGTCCGAAATAAGACTTGATGTGTATGATCAAAATGAATCAGCAGTAAAAGCATATGAAAAAGTAGGTTTTGAACCTTTGATTCTTACGATGAGATTAAAAAAATGA
- a CDS encoding ectonucleotide pyrophosphatase/phosphodiesterase: protein MKRGIQILLLFISVMGWAQKAPVDTTQVVVPNRYNSVDAQTKPYVIMISTDGFRYDYAKKYNAENLLKLSNDGVQAKAMIPSYPSITFPNHWSLITGLYPAHHGLIDNFFYDYKRKEFYAMSDKKNAEDGSWYGGTPIWGLAEKQGMISATMMWVGSASDAGGKRPTYYYPYHDQFTPSEKVDRVVNWLKLPMDKRPHFITLYFPEVDGSGHHFGPDAKETGNAVHLIDDAIGELVQKVNQLGLKNVNFVFVSDHGMIKVDGGAPIEIPAMLFNKDRFDFYNSQTLLRVVVKNPEETKAVYNELKANKTADYDVYLDKRLPKYMHFGAKDDQYHRIGQILLIPKAPKIFLEKGKKTSVGKHGYNPRLAPEMKATFFAWGPQFKNNVVVDEFTNVNVYPLVADILGLKIDQPIDGKLKVLKGTLKDK, encoded by the coding sequence ATGAAGCGAGGAATACAAATTTTACTCCTGTTTATTTCGGTAATGGGATGGGCGCAGAAAGCACCTGTTGATACGACACAAGTTGTAGTGCCTAATCGATATAACAGTGTGGATGCTCAAACAAAACCCTATGTTATTATGATTTCTACAGACGGTTTCAGATATGATTATGCCAAAAAATACAATGCTGAAAACCTTTTGAAATTATCTAATGATGGAGTTCAGGCAAAAGCGATGATTCCAAGTTATCCCAGCATTACATTTCCTAACCACTGGAGTCTGATTACCGGACTTTATCCTGCGCATCATGGCTTGATTGATAACTTTTTCTATGATTATAAGAGAAAGGAATTTTATGCAATGAGTGATAAAAAAAATGCTGAAGACGGAAGCTGGTATGGTGGAACTCCAATTTGGGGGTTAGCTGAAAAACAAGGAATGATTTCTGCTACGATGATGTGGGTAGGTTCAGCAAGTGATGCCGGAGGAAAAAGACCCACTTATTATTATCCTTATCATGATCAATTCACGCCTTCTGAAAAAGTAGATAGAGTGGTGAATTGGTTAAAATTACCAATGGATAAAAGACCTCATTTTATTACCCTATACTTTCCGGAAGTGGATGGAAGTGGACATCATTTTGGACCCGATGCTAAAGAAACCGGAAATGCTGTTCATTTAATAGACGATGCAATTGGTGAATTGGTTCAGAAAGTAAATCAATTAGGATTAAAGAATGTCAACTTTGTTTTTGTATCCGATCACGGGATGATAAAAGTGGATGGGGGAGCGCCTATAGAAATTCCTGCAATGCTTTTTAATAAAGATAGATTTGATTTCTATAATTCGCAGACACTGTTGAGAGTTGTGGTCAAGAATCCTGAAGAAACTAAAGCTGTTTATAATGAGCTTAAAGCTAATAAAACAGCAGATTATGATGTTTATTTAGATAAAAGACTTCCTAAATATATGCATTTTGGAGCTAAAGATGATCAGTATCACAGAATCGGACAGATTCTTTTGATTCCAAAAGCTCCAAAAATATTTTTAGAAAAAGGAAAGAAAACATCTGTTGGAAAACACGGATATAATCCAAGATTGGCTCCTGAAATGAAGGCAACATTTTTTGCATGGGGTCCACAATTTAAAAATAATGTAGTAGTAGATGAATTTACGAATGTGAATGTTTATCCTTTAGTTGCAGATATCTTAGGATTGAAAATTGATCAGCCTATTGATGGGAAATTGAAAGTTTTAAAAGGAACTTTGAAAGATAAATAG
- a CDS encoding helix-turn-helix domain-containing protein, translating to MESQDIQIISNVSDYNKMMNHETLHPLVSIVDFSKSDPISQYKRSYGFYTVFLKDVMCGDMYYGKNTYDYQEGTLVFIAPGQVYGITNDGSYIQPGGYALIFHPDLIKGTNLGKNMKDYSFFSYDVHEALHLSEKEREIILECFKNIKFELEQSIDKHSKSLIVNNVELFLNYCMRFYDRQFITRDHINQGVIGKFENLLNDYLKSDKPKNIGFPMVNYFAEQLNLSANYFGDLIKKELGVSAQEFIHNKLIDVAKEEIYNPAKSISEISYDLGFKYPQHFTRLFKAKVGVSPSEYKTLN from the coding sequence ATGGAAAGTCAAGATATTCAAATAATTAGCAATGTTTCAGATTATAATAAAATGATGAATCATGAGACTTTGCACCCCTTGGTAAGTATCGTTGATTTTTCCAAATCTGATCCTATTTCCCAATACAAAAGGAGCTATGGTTTTTATACCGTATTCCTTAAGGATGTGATGTGCGGAGATATGTATTATGGAAAGAATACTTATGATTATCAGGAAGGAACATTGGTTTTCATCGCGCCGGGACAGGTATATGGAATTACCAATGATGGATCCTATATACAACCGGGAGGATATGCTCTGATATTTCATCCAGATTTAATAAAGGGAACCAATCTGGGCAAAAATATGAAAGACTATTCATTTTTTTCCTATGATGTTCATGAAGCACTGCACCTTTCTGAAAAAGAAAGAGAGATTATTCTTGAATGTTTTAAAAATATAAAATTTGAATTGGAGCAGTCTATTGATAAACACAGCAAGTCTTTAATTGTAAATAATGTAGAGTTGTTTTTAAATTACTGTATGCGCTTTTATGATCGACAGTTTATTACCCGTGATCATATCAATCAGGGAGTTATCGGGAAATTTGAAAATCTTCTGAATGATTATTTAAAATCTGATAAACCGAAGAATATTGGTTTTCCAATGGTTAATTATTTTGCGGAACAACTAAATCTTTCCGCTAATTATTTTGGTGATTTAATAAAAAAAGAACTGGGCGTTTCTGCTCAGGAATTTATTCATAATAAACTGATTGATGTTGCTAAGGAAGAAATCTACAATCCGGCAAAATCTATCAGCGAGATTTCTTATGATCTGGGATTTAAATATCCGCAGCATTTTACAAGGTTATTTAAAGCTAAAGTTGGGGTGTCTCCGAGTGAATATAAAACCTTAAACTGA
- a CDS encoding NAD(P)-dependent alcohol dehydrogenase — translation MNTFTVRAYGAESTTADLKEMNIERREVTPNDVEIEILYCGVCHSDLHTARNDWGGTIYPAVPGHEIVGRITKVGSEVSKFKVGDLAGVGCIVDSCGTCESCKHDLEQYCLNGFTGTYNGKDKHLGGHTFGGYSQKVVVDSNHVLKVPENLDLAAVAPLLCAGITTWSPLKHWNVGPNSKVAVVGLGGLGHMAIKLAKGLGAEVTLFSRTPGKTEDAKQLGADHVVISTEQAEMDSVKGKFDVIIDTVPYVHDVNPYVTTLNISGTLVVVGYLGGLEPILNTVPMIMGRKSVAGSVIGGIAETQEMLDFCGEHNIVSEIETIKMNEINEAYERMLKSDVKYRFVIDMQSL, via the coding sequence ATGAACACATTTACAGTAAGAGCGTACGGAGCCGAGTCTACTACGGCAGACCTGAAAGAAATGAATATAGAAAGAAGAGAAGTAACCCCCAATGATGTAGAAATCGAAATTCTATATTGTGGAGTTTGTCATTCAGATCTTCACACTGCCAGAAATGACTGGGGAGGAACTATCTACCCAGCTGTTCCGGGACATGAAATTGTAGGAAGAATAACCAAGGTTGGTAGCGAAGTTTCAAAATTCAAAGTTGGAGACTTAGCAGGGGTTGGATGTATCGTAGATTCATGTGGAACTTGTGAAAGTTGTAAACATGATCTTGAGCAATATTGTCTCAACGGTTTTACAGGAACTTACAACGGAAAAGATAAACATTTGGGCGGTCACACTTTTGGTGGGTATTCTCAAAAAGTGGTGGTGGATTCCAATCATGTTTTAAAAGTGCCTGAGAATTTAGATTTAGCAGCTGTTGCTCCACTTCTTTGTGCAGGAATCACAACATGGTCTCCATTGAAACATTGGAATGTAGGACCTAACTCAAAAGTTGCTGTTGTAGGATTAGGAGGATTAGGACATATGGCTATTAAATTAGCAAAAGGACTAGGAGCTGAAGTAACGTTGTTCTCAAGAACACCGGGTAAAACTGAAGATGCTAAACAACTAGGAGCTGACCATGTCGTAATTTCTACGGAACAAGCAGAAATGGATTCTGTAAAAGGAAAGTTTGATGTGATCATCGATACAGTTCCTTACGTACATGATGTTAATCCTTATGTTACTACTTTAAATATCAGTGGAACATTAGTCGTTGTCGGTTATTTGGGAGGCCTGGAGCCAATCCTAAATACAGTTCCAATGATCATGGGAAGAAAATCAGTAGCAGGTTCTGTAATCGGTGGAATTGCTGAAACTCAGGAAATGCTTGATTTCTGTGGTGAGCACAATATTGTTTCTGAGATCGAAACAATCAAAATGAACGAAATCAATGAAGCTTATGAAAGAATGTTGAAAAGCGATGTTAAATATCGTTTTGTGATTGACATGCAATCTTTGTAA
- a CDS encoding alpha-amylase — protein MNPTMIQFFHWYSDGNQTLWNEAQKQSSYLAEIGITSVWFPPAYKGTSGGYSTGYDAYDLFDLGEFDQKGSIPTKYGTKNEYIQAIQALKKQNIQVIVDVVLGHKAGGDELETLKAVKVDENNREKVISDVMEIQSYTKFTFPGRNKKYSDFEWNATCFSGVDYAEGMDSHIFKIQSEYGNDWEEMIDDEKGNYDYLMYNDIEHRNPFVREELNEWAKWYFDQTDFDGVRLDALKHISFDFYKEWLTLIRSNSGKNIFAVGEYWAPGYLNLLQKYIEVTEGCMSLFDSSLQNNFHTASREGDSYDLRRIFDETLTQADPLHSVSLVDNHDTQPLQDLEAPVEEWFKPIAYALILLREDGYPCVFYPDLFGAHYVDKDREGNDQEIFLNKVDGIEALLKARKEHAYGPQKDYFEDANCLGWIREGDDEHTGCAIVLSNKEAYNKPMEVGEKYIGQSFYDLLGRFEEKVIIDEKGWGNFPVPAGNVSVWIPE, from the coding sequence ATGAACCCAACCATGATTCAGTTTTTTCACTGGTATTCAGATGGAAACCAAACGCTCTGGAATGAGGCTCAAAAACAATCTTCATATTTAGCAGAAATCGGAATAACTTCGGTATGGTTTCCTCCTGCTTATAAAGGAACAAGTGGTGGCTACTCAACAGGATATGATGCTTATGATCTTTTCGATCTGGGAGAATTTGACCAGAAAGGCAGCATTCCCACCAAATACGGTACAAAAAATGAGTACATCCAGGCAATTCAAGCTTTAAAAAAGCAAAATATCCAGGTGATTGTAGATGTTGTTCTGGGGCATAAAGCTGGCGGAGATGAATTAGAGACCCTAAAAGCTGTGAAGGTAGATGAAAACAACAGAGAGAAAGTGATTTCTGATGTCATGGAGATACAATCCTATACGAAGTTTACATTTCCCGGAAGAAACAAAAAATATTCTGATTTTGAATGGAACGCTACCTGTTTCAGCGGTGTAGACTATGCAGAAGGAATGGATTCGCATATTTTTAAGATACAGTCCGAATATGGAAATGATTGGGAAGAAATGATCGATGATGAAAAAGGAAATTATGATTATCTCATGTACAATGACATTGAACATCGTAATCCTTTTGTTCGGGAAGAACTCAACGAATGGGCAAAATGGTATTTTGATCAAACGGATTTCGATGGAGTAAGGCTGGACGCCCTAAAACACATTTCCTTTGATTTTTATAAAGAATGGCTCACCCTGATCCGCTCGAATTCCGGCAAGAATATTTTTGCAGTGGGAGAATACTGGGCTCCCGGATATCTGAATTTACTTCAGAAATACATTGAAGTTACAGAAGGATGCATGAGCCTGTTTGACAGCTCTCTTCAAAATAACTTCCATACAGCCTCCCGAGAAGGCGACTCGTATGATCTGAGAAGGATATTTGATGAAACGTTAACCCAAGCTGATCCATTACATTCCGTGAGCCTTGTAGACAATCATGATACTCAACCTTTGCAGGATCTTGAAGCCCCGGTGGAAGAATGGTTCAAACCTATTGCTTATGCTTTGATCTTATTAAGAGAGGACGGCTATCCTTGCGTATTTTATCCGGATTTATTCGGAGCTCATTACGTAGATAAGGACAGGGAAGGAAATGACCAGGAAATATTCCTGAATAAGGTAGATGGGATCGAAGCGCTGTTAAAAGCCCGCAAAGAACATGCGTATGGACCTCAGAAAGATTATTTTGAAGATGCCAACTGTCTTGGCTGGATCCGTGAGGGAGATGATGAACATACAGGCTGTGCGATCGTACTAAGTAACAAAGAAGCTTACAATAAGCCCATGGAAGTGGGAGAAAAATATATAGGCCAGAGCTTTTATGATCTCCTTGGTAGATTTGAGGAAAAAGTAATTATTGATGAAAAAGGATGGGGAAACTTCCCGGTCCCGGCAGGAAATGTAAGTGTCTGGATTCCTGAATAA
- a CDS encoding TlpA family protein disulfide reductase, producing the protein MKKLLLFFMLGSFGIFYSQEVPKVLKTSFSKEALQQKLENEDGKSVTIQEILNQNKGKVVVIDFWAGWCRDCLKALPKAQELEKNNPNINFVFLSLERSKEGFDKSLERFDMKDKENYWFASGWKNDFNNYIDLNWIPRYMVIDQKSAIAKYYAISPEDPEIQSTINKLLQ; encoded by the coding sequence ATGAAAAAGCTATTATTATTTTTTATGTTAGGAAGCTTTGGAATATTTTATTCTCAAGAGGTTCCAAAAGTACTTAAAACCAGTTTTTCTAAAGAAGCCTTACAACAAAAGCTTGAAAATGAAGATGGTAAAAGTGTTACCATTCAGGAAATCCTTAATCAGAATAAAGGTAAAGTTGTTGTTATTGATTTCTGGGCCGGATGGTGCAGAGACTGTTTGAAGGCTCTTCCAAAAGCTCAGGAACTTGAAAAAAACAACCCCAATATAAACTTTGTATTTCTTTCGCTGGAAAGATCAAAAGAAGGCTTTGATAAAAGCCTGGAAAGGTTTGACATGAAAGATAAAGAGAATTATTGGTTTGCATCGGGATGGAAAAATGACTTCAATAATTATATTGACCTGAACTGGATTCCAAGATATATGGTCATTGATCAGAAATCTGCCATTGCAAAATACTATGCGATCTCTCCGGAAGATCCAGAAATTCAATCTACCATCAATAAGCTTTTGCAATAG
- a CDS encoding cupin domain-containing protein: METFENKNIFPKGERASSTYFSGGTAWAHILKANTDQLNCQIANVVFEAGCRNNWHSHGGGQILIVTSGTGYYQEQGKPIQILNPGDVINVLPGIVHWHGAGPDGEFIHIAINPNTQNGIVEWMEPVTNEEYNNL, from the coding sequence ATGGAAACATTCGAAAATAAAAATATTTTCCCAAAAGGAGAGAGAGCTTCTTCCACATACTTTTCAGGAGGAACTGCCTGGGCACACATTTTAAAAGCCAATACAGATCAGCTCAATTGCCAGATTGCCAATGTAGTTTTTGAAGCAGGCTGTAGAAATAACTGGCATTCTCATGGCGGTGGCCAGATTTTAATTGTAACTTCAGGAACAGGTTATTATCAGGAGCAGGGCAAACCTATCCAAATCTTAAATCCCGGAGATGTCATTAATGTACTTCCCGGTATCGTTCACTGGCATGGTGCCGGTCCTGATGGTGAGTTCATACATATTGCCATAAATCCCAATACCCAAAATGGCATTGTAGAATGGATGGAACCTGTAACAAATGAAGAATATAATAATTTATAA
- a CDS encoding carboxylesterase family protein, which produces MKSQQHIGTHTFQTPFAKIIALKENGVIKAKSIRYAHSERFQMPIPVPPSASEIVFPDKTPVCPQNISPLIEKLIGPIDLEDFEVNESTQFLSVIRPENDQTDLPVIVWIHGGSHEIGCGDVATSDATDWVKEQGIIVVSVSYRLGLFGFLGGDMERPANLGLFDIIEALKWIKTNIESFGGNPDNITLLGQSSGGDAIAHLMISEGVKGLFQRVIIQSAPLGLRHGRQKMSAEFLKKTDFLKKETDALKMIDEYKKHLPSVIRYGLNAVMPFGIQYGFPPLCKEDEAEDQWISNAGDYDVLIGLNNDETAFYLKTSEALNTYFGKGFGQKIINKTVQLTTEKIYGKPAEVFADSYAGAGGNVYLFRIYSKLAGNEIGAAHSIDLPLLFGNEEAWKSAGLLKDIPWEYIHENGIKLRAVWAEFARTGKITDESENPEILKLRKI; this is translated from the coding sequence ATGAAATCACAACAGCATATTGGTACCCATACTTTTCAAACCCCTTTTGCTAAGATCATAGCACTCAAAGAAAATGGTGTTATCAAGGCTAAAAGTATTCGTTATGCCCATTCAGAAAGATTTCAAATGCCGATTCCTGTGCCGCCATCAGCTTCTGAAATTGTTTTTCCAGATAAAACTCCGGTTTGCCCACAAAATATCAGTCCATTAATTGAAAAGCTGATTGGGCCTATAGACCTTGAAGATTTTGAAGTGAACGAATCAACTCAATTTCTTTCTGTCATCCGTCCCGAAAATGATCAAACTGACCTTCCTGTAATTGTTTGGATTCATGGCGGTTCTCATGAAATAGGATGTGGAGATGTGGCGACTTCAGATGCTACCGACTGGGTGAAGGAGCAGGGGATTATAGTCGTTTCAGTTTCTTACCGGTTAGGATTATTTGGCTTTTTGGGGGGAGATATGGAAAGACCTGCCAATCTTGGTTTGTTTGATATCATTGAAGCATTAAAATGGATCAAAACGAATATTGAAAGTTTTGGTGGAAATCCTGATAATATTACACTTTTGGGACAATCTTCCGGTGGAGATGCCATTGCTCATCTGATGATCTCTGAGGGTGTTAAAGGCTTGTTTCAACGGGTAATTATTCAAAGTGCACCATTAGGACTTAGACACGGCAGACAAAAAATGTCAGCTGAATTTCTTAAAAAAACAGATTTTTTAAAAAAAGAAACGGATGCTTTGAAGATGATCGATGAATATAAGAAACATCTTCCTTCTGTGATCAGGTACGGTTTAAATGCAGTAATGCCATTTGGGATTCAGTATGGATTTCCTCCTTTATGTAAAGAAGATGAGGCAGAAGATCAATGGATCTCGAATGCCGGAGATTATGACGTACTGATTGGGCTAAATAATGATGAAACAGCATTTTATCTTAAAACTTCTGAAGCGCTCAATACTTACTTTGGTAAAGGATTTGGTCAGAAAATTATTAATAAAACAGTACAGTTAACTACAGAAAAGATCTATGGAAAACCTGCAGAAGTTTTTGCTGACAGTTATGCGGGAGCAGGTGGGAATGTTTATTTATTCAGGATCTATTCAAAATTGGCCGGAAATGAAATAGGAGCTGCTCACAGTATTGATCTGCCTCTATTATTTGGTAATGAGGAAGCATGGAAATCAGCGGGATTATTAAAAGATATTCCATGGGAGTACATTCACGAAAATGGAATTAAATTACGTGCTGTTTGGGCGGAATTTGCCCGGACAGGAAAAATAACCGATGAATCTGAGAACCCGGAAATTCTGAAACTCCGGAAAATTTAA
- a CDS encoding NAD(P)H-binding protein: MKIIITGSLGNVAKPLAQQLIAEGHDITVISSNESKKNEIESLGAKAAIGSITDLNFLIKTFEGADAVFAMTPPNMGATHIVEETINTGKNYAEAIKQTHVKRVVMLSSVGAASPVETGPIKGLHHIENLYRGLENTSATFIRAGYFYNNFFNDIPMVQNAGIIGGNYPENGNIPVVHPSDIAKIAAEELVKVSGDKNIRYAVGDLRSPADFASVLGSAIGKPELPWVEFSDEEYLNGALQGGLPQEMAELYTEMGKGMRTGIVQADFIEHGSPVTGNIKLEEFAKEFASKFNS; this comes from the coding sequence ATGAAAATTATAATCACAGGCTCATTAGGAAATGTAGCAAAGCCATTGGCTCAACAATTAATTGCAGAAGGACATGATATCACGGTCATCAGCAGTAACGAATCTAAAAAAAATGAAATCGAATCGTTAGGGGCAAAAGCAGCTATCGGTTCCATTACCGATCTGAACTTTTTAATTAAAACATTTGAAGGAGCAGATGCTGTATTTGCAATGACACCTCCTAATATGGGTGCCACTCATATAGTTGAAGAAACTATAAATACAGGAAAGAACTATGCTGAAGCAATCAAACAAACACATGTAAAACGTGTTGTTATGTTAAGTAGCGTAGGAGCAGCTTCGCCGGTGGAAACCGGTCCTATTAAAGGTCTTCATCATATTGAAAATCTTTACAGAGGGTTAGAAAATACATCTGCTACATTCATTCGTGCAGGATATTTTTATAATAATTTCTTCAATGATATTCCTATGGTTCAAAACGCAGGAATTATTGGAGGAAATTATCCTGAGAATGGGAATATCCCGGTAGTTCACCCTAGTGATATTGCAAAAATAGCAGCGGAAGAATTGGTGAAAGTCTCTGGAGATAAAAATATAAGATATGCCGTAGGGGATCTTCGTAGTCCAGCAGATTTTGCTTCTGTTTTGGGTTCAGCCATTGGAAAGCCAGAATTACCTTGGGTAGAATTTAGCGATGAAGAATATTTGAATGGAGCCCTTCAGGGAGGTCTTCCTCAGGAAATGGCGGAATTATATACCGAAATGGGGAAAGGAATGAGAACAGGTATCGTACAGGCGGATTTTATTGAGCATGGTTCTCCTGTTACAGGAAATATCAAATTGGAAGAATTCGCTAAGGAATTTGCTTCTAAATTTAATTCTTAA
- the dinB gene encoding DNA polymerase IV, protein MDFSFPIRKIIHVDMDAFYASVEQHDNPALRGKPLAVGGEHRGVVSAASYEARKFGVRSAMPSKTAKEKCPHLIFVPPRFARYKEISRKIREIFYEYTDLVEPLSLDEAYLDVTENKKDIESANDIAREIRRKIFEQTGLTASAGISVNKFLAKVASDINKPNGQKTIHPDKIEAFMEELPVEKFYGVGKVTANKMFTLGIFKGKDLKKKTLQEMVSLFGKSGSYYYHVVRGIHNSEVKPHRIQKSVAVERTFFEDLYDEQQINEKLESLSAELHQRLQKNSILGRSLTLKIKYKDFSLFTRSMTKEDYYISDEEYFKTAKKLWELRPYDKPVRLLGLSLSHLNTEEKKQVSVQLKIPFQEFGAQ, encoded by the coding sequence ATGGATTTTTCTTTTCCCATCCGCAAAATTATTCATGTTGATATGGATGCATTCTATGCTTCTGTAGAGCAGCATGATAATCCTGCATTAAGGGGAAAACCACTGGCTGTTGGAGGCGAACATCGCGGAGTTGTTTCTGCAGCAAGCTATGAAGCAAGAAAATTCGGGGTCCGTTCGGCAATGCCCAGCAAAACAGCTAAAGAAAAATGCCCGCACTTAATCTTCGTTCCCCCTCGTTTTGCCCGATATAAAGAAATTTCAAGAAAAATCCGGGAGATTTTCTATGAGTATACCGATTTGGTAGAACCTCTTTCTTTAGATGAGGCATATCTGGATGTTACAGAAAATAAAAAAGACATAGAATCCGCCAATGATATCGCAAGGGAAATACGCAGAAAAATATTTGAACAAACAGGTCTTACTGCTTCAGCAGGGATCTCGGTTAATAAATTCCTGGCAAAAGTAGCTTCTGACATCAATAAACCAAATGGTCAGAAAACAATTCATCCTGATAAGATTGAAGCTTTTATGGAGGAATTACCGGTCGAAAAGTTTTATGGAGTTGGAAAAGTGACCGCTAATAAAATGTTTACTTTAGGTATTTTTAAAGGGAAAGATCTAAAGAAAAAAACACTTCAGGAGATGGTCAGCCTTTTCGGAAAATCCGGAAGTTATTATTATCATGTTGTCCGGGGTATTCACAATTCGGAAGTTAAACCTCATCGTATTCAAAAAAGTGTGGCAGTAGAAAGGACTTTTTTTGAAGACCTTTATGATGAGCAACAGATCAACGAAAAATTGGAAAGCTTAAGTGCGGAACTTCACCAGAGACTTCAAAAAAACAGTATTCTTGGAAGGTCATTGACTCTAAAAATCAAGTACAAAGATTTTTCTCTTTTTACAAGAAGTATGACTAAAGAGGATTATTATATTTCTGATGAAGAATATTTTAAAACTGCAAAAAAACTATGGGAGCTGAGACCTTATGATAAGCCGGTTCGTTTGCTGGGGCTATCCCTTTCTCATCTTAATACCGAAGAAAAAAAGCAGGTATCAGTTCAACTAAAAATACCGTTTCAGGAATTTGGCGCTCAATAG
- a CDS encoding purine-nucleoside phosphorylase — MLEKIKETASFIKNIIQDTPDFAIVLGSGLGKLQDEVQPIHVLEYKDIPNFPQTTVVGHGGQLIYGTLEGKKILMMSGRFHYYEGYSMETVVFPIRVFHVLGIKNLLLSNASGGVNSNYQVADIVILKDHINMMPEHPLRGRNIEELGPRFVDMSEPYHKKMIAIAEKAATENNIKIHQGIYLGLQGPTFETPAEYGMIKAMGADMVGMSTIPEVIVAKHMDMDVFCISVITDLGGPDISFAVSHEEVLNAANKAMPNVITVVKGLVKNYP; from the coding sequence ATGTTAGAAAAAATTAAAGAAACTGCCAGCTTCATTAAAAACATCATTCAGGACACTCCGGATTTTGCTATCGTATTAGGATCCGGACTGGGAAAACTACAGGATGAAGTACAGCCGATTCACGTTTTAGAATATAAAGATATTCCCAACTTTCCACAAACAACCGTCGTAGGGCACGGCGGTCAGTTAATCTACGGAACTCTTGAGGGCAAAAAAATATTGATGATGAGTGGCCGCTTTCATTATTACGAAGGTTATTCTATGGAAACGGTTGTATTTCCAATCAGGGTTTTTCATGTACTAGGTATTAAAAACCTTCTGCTTTCAAATGCTTCAGGTGGAGTAAATTCAAATTATCAAGTGGCGGATATAGTTATTCTAAAAGACCATATCAACATGATGCCTGAACATCCACTTCGTGGAAGGAATATTGAAGAATTAGGACCTAGATTCGTGGATATGAGTGAGCCATACCATAAAAAAATGATTGCCATTGCCGAAAAGGCTGCCACAGAAAATAATATTAAAATCCATCAGGGAATTTATTTAGGCCTGCAGGGTCCGACCTTTGAAACACCAGCAGAATATGGAATGATAAAAGCTATGGGTGCAGACATGGTTGGGATGAGTACCATTCCTGAAGTTATTGTCGCTAAACATATGGATATGGACGTCTTTTGCATCTCTGTCATTACGGATCTTGGGGGACCGGATATTTCTTTTGCTGTTTCTCATGAGGAAGTTCTCAATGCTGCCAACAAAGCAATGCCTAATGTCATTACTGTAGTAAAAGGTCTGGTTAAAAACTACCCGTAA